The window ACAGTCTGAGAACTTTCTATAGAATTACATTGACTGAACATTAAATGTAGCCCTTTTGTGTCCAGGGTGGAACTCAAGGCCtctagagcagcggttgccaacctttcaggcTTCACAGAACActaaattcaaaatgttaaatCCAGCGGACCATTAATATTTGACGTTCATCGGCTGTCTGTAGGAGGCTGGAGGTGAAAGAGCAGAGACATCACTTCCTATGTAAACACCACAGTGAAGAATTGGTGCACATTGTATTTTTGGCACCGAGTGTCTTATGACCTTGGGTCCAAGGGGACACCGCAGTCAACCAGTCCTCACCTGCttatcattgaaacaaaaaaaaaaaaaaatgttgagcacgccccccccccctttagcaCTGGCATTTGGTTACGGTGCAGCAGTTTTTTTGGCTCGTCATACAGTGTCACAGGGTGGTCTGCAGCTTGAAGCTTTTCCACAGACTTccaacttcttaaaaaaaaaaaaaaaaaaaaaaaaaagctcctgcAGTTTGTGATCTCCAGGGTCTACATGTGCGCAGGGCAGTATAGGAGTCAGCTATGGCTCCCCGTACTGAAGACACACACAGAGTTCAATCATTATATGGAGCATGGGGAAGGGGAGAATATTCACCATTGTATTGGCCATTCAATTATATGGTGAAAGAACCTTCATCATTCCTTGTCTGTCATTACAATGTTCACAAAGTGACTCTTACCAGCGACTGCCATAATAGCTCCATATACAAATCTCCTAGATtgaagctcttctgggcagggtcctctcctcctcctgtgtcactgtctgtattagtctgtcattttcaaatcctgtttattgtacagctctgcataatatgttggcgctatataaatcctgtttattaagaagAGATAAGATGCGTGTAGTCACTAGATGTAGGGTGAGAGTGGTACGATCTGTTCTTTaaggatatataaaaaggaagaaacatttGTTGTACATATTGTGGTGAGAGATTAGATTTGGTTGGATTTTTACTGCCATCTGTGGATTTACCTTCTCTGTTCTCCTTGGTGACCACTAACCCTGGGGCATATGTTACAGAGGACTGATCctcaaatttttataaatatataataggtGGCGTTCCCTTTTATGTGATGTAAAAATGTGTGCTGGACTTTTTTGGGGGCAGGATCCCTTCCCTTGTGTCTCTACCGCCATGGTGGTACAGACTGAATGGGAACCTGCAGCCTCCAGGGATAAATATGTCACtgatcccaggaggctgtgggctgcttcttctgcccCAATCCCATCTCAAGGGGCTTTCCTGGGATGCAAAAAATGGCGAACTTGTGCAAGTGTCGCTATGAGCAATATCAATAGAAAACACCACCTGGTCTCACAGGTTTCTTTTGCCCGGCAACAATATTTGGCCGTTTTGATTGGATATGTCTGGGTGATGTACTTTCCATACGGCCAAATAGGAGTTCATCCATCCCCAAACACAAAGCAAGCCAGGATTGTCAGGGATGTTTAAAGCTGATACTGCCAATACACAGCCCAGCTTATTTACATAACCCTGGCACGATAGGTAGGACAGGTTATTACAGAACAGACATCCCCTGCCCCTTTCTACAATATTCACCTACTagatcctttattttgtatattgggACTTCAGTTGCACTTTAAATTGTCAACAGAGCAACAAAATCTTAGAAATAAACACTTGTTTGAGTGGTGACTATAATTTCCATACTTTGGGgtgatttcttctcacttcctgttgtgtggaAGTGAAACCGGAGTGGAATCTAACCAATGAAACACATATACCGGTAGGTACAAAATGGTGTAACTTAATAAAATCATATTCAATAGTTTGAAGTGGCCAAATAGGCTAAACCTTTGCAGGAATAAATCCCCCTGCAGGATAAATTattatatcagccctgaggtacCTGCAGACTTTCCTTCAGTTGTGGGATGAGCATCCTATATCTCTGCACCGGGTCGAAGTCTTGCTGTTGCTGTTGTATTCCCATCTGCTGTGCTCCCCCCGGACCCATTTGTGGCCCGGGAGGTCCACCGCCCGCCTGTGGCTGAACACCCAGCGCTTGGTTCATGGGCGCCGCCATTGTTTCACCGGGGACCACTAACACAAGAGGACCACGTGACAGGACAAGCCTCCGCTACGACTTCTTCACAAGACCTGCGactacgctttttttttttttttaaagaacgaTCTTTATTTCAAAGAAGTGGGAGGTTCAATATTTAGACTACAATACCCATGATGCCACGCGGCAGTGCAGGGCCCATGCGCCAGGGGTGCCCATGCTTCTGCCTTTAGAGTTTCTTAGAGGCGGAGCAATTGAGGACCCCAGTATCCGGGATTTGGGATGCAGACGGCAGTGGGCTCTGTGTTCTGAGGTAGCATGGCGCCCACTATCCAAACTCAAGCCCAGCGGGAGGAGGGCCACCGGTGAGTATTTATGTCACGTGTTCACAGGGGCTTATTCGAGTCTATTGGAGTGGTGACAACGCTCTTGGAAATGTCCATGCTGCTGGTGTCACAGCATCACTGACCCGCCTGGCTCTCTGTAGTCACCTGTGGGTCATACACAAAGGCTATATTCTCTATTTGTTGTGTGTAGGGACAGAAACAAAGGAGCAGACCTAAACATATTACCTGCCTGGTTGTCACAGTCTTTATACTCTGTAAGTCAGGGACCTGGAGCTATCATATGAAGAGCCAATATGTCAGAACAACGGCCCCCAATCATTACATCACGCTAAGGGCTTTTGTACCCAATCAATGTAGAGGCCTTGGTGAATGATGGCTGGGGAATCACCGATCCCTCTCTGACCCATGTAGGGGGGCTCAGTTTGTGTGTGAGGGTTGCTGGGGTCAGTGGCAGGATCAGTGTGCCAGGCATTGGTGTTGTGGCAGGATGGGTGCCCTAGTCGCTGGTGTCGGTGGCAGGATGGGTGCCCTAGTCGCTGGTGTCGGTGGCAGGATTGGTGCCCAAGGTGCTGGTGTCAGTGGCAGGATGGGTGCCCTAGTCGCTGGTGTCGGTGGCAGGATTGGTGCCCAAGGTGCTGGTGTCGGTGGCAGGATGGGTGCCCCAGTCGCTCAGTGACTTGGTTCCATGCTTTGTATTGATGTGTGTTGTATTTCTATGCAGCCTCTGAACTCCCCTGCACATTGTACTGCAGTGCACGGCTGTGGTTATTTTAtatcatatcattattattattatatattatggggAGTAGAGTAGGACGAGTGGTAACATCCAGGTATCAGCAGACGTCTCCTTGTTTATCTGTCCTCTCATCTTTATTATTTGATAcatctcctctttttctttcagGTCCAATTCCCACCGAACAGTTCCAGAGAGGTGAGTTGTTTGCACATTTTGCTCTGTGGGATTCTAAATAAAGGGAACATAAAGCAGCCAGAGTCCAGCAGTGATTGTTTTGGCACAGAATTTAAAGTAAGCTTTTCCATTGCTTATCCTCTTGTGAAAATGCTACTGATTTAATCccggtttactggatcacccaggttcccccacgATAGTCttctttctccagtcttggaaagctttaataaatcgggctcaatgTCTTTCTGTGACTCCAGAGATTTGTACACTTGGCTTCACCTTCCTAATTCCACTTGGGAGTCAGACAGCGACATTTCCTAGGGTTTACAGGACTAGGTAGCAATGaattcagattttatattttgacCATTTTCTCTGTCTTTCGGCAGGTCTGGAGTTGTGTGTCGAGTGAAGTACTGCAATACCTTACCAGATATTCCCTTTGATCCCAAATTCATCACCTACCCCTTTGATCAAAACAGGTAAGTGGGTGCCACAAATGGTAATGTTTATCCAGAATGCTGTTCTCCTCTGATCGGGGTTAATGTCTTCCTGTAGATTTGTGCAGTATAAAGCCACATCTCTCGAGAAACAACACAAACATGACCTTCTAACCGAGCCAGACCTGGGAGTCACCATCGACCTAATCAACCCTGATACCTATCGCATTGACGCCAACGGTGAGTGAGGATGTAGGACCACCCTCCTGGTATCACTGAGCTTGTCTTATGTGTACACCCACCCTATGGACAGGATTTATAACACCGACACATTGCAGCAATACCCAGGAATACCCATCTCCACCACggacttcttttatttttatcaaacaggatttatatagcgccaacaaattacgcagcgctgtacattaaataggggttgcaaatgacagacagatacagacagtgacacaggaggaggagaggaccctaccccaaagagcttacaatttaggaagtATCctagggggaagtatcacacaataggggggaaatatggaatggtaggaagtattggtttaggagacagaagaagacgggtaggcaagtttgaaaaaaatgggttttgagtgctcttttaaacgaGTAGAAAGTAGTAGCAatccgaataggacgaggaacaCCATtgcagagaatcggggcagctctagagaagccttgaagccgtgcgtgtgatgaggttatgagtgaggaagttattagtaggtcattggaagagcagagagagcagctgggggagtatttttctatcagatcagaaagctaagtgggacaagaactgtgtagggattgaaggcaaagcacaggagcttgaattaaattctacaaaaagatgcagcaaaagaggagcggtgggaaggatggatgagtctggctgcagcattcataatagattgtagaggagaatgtgtgaaaatctattttttttttttttttctctgcataaAATTCATTGCAGCCACCAGATTTAGGTAATGATAGGCTGCAGTATATAACCTTTTTTCTTGGGGATAGATACATTAGTGGTGTTTTATTTTACACCTGGTGTTGGTATAGTCTATGCTATAATCAAGCCTATGGCAATACCCATCAAAGTGATCAATATCTTAAGCCCGTCTTTCACTGGTGTCATAGCCGGTCACGTCTGGATCATCAAGGCAGCTGCAGATCTAAAATGTGGCCGAGATGGTGTCACCTTCAGCTGCTAAAAGTTAGAAGTGTTTAGTTTGTCTTTAGAGAATAAGGAGTCTTTTTGGTAAATTCGGAAAGTCAATTATAATAAACATGGAGATGttaatgttttcctttaatttgcAGTCCCCCTTGATATTGCCGATGAGAAGCTTCTTGAAGAAGAAATTCAGGCACCCACCAGCTCCAAGAGGTAAATTCTATAATATTCTGTGGTATCGCCATCCTAATCTGCACTGTCACTCCCATCAATGGAGCCGGGTGACCCCAATACTTCCATTCAGGCGTGATTCCTCCCCTGCTGAGGATCCCTGCTGCCCTCGCCTGCATATTGTCCCATAAGCAGACAGTGGTGGTGCTGGAGAGTGATATCACATGACAAGGGCAAAGAATAACTAGGCACTAAATTTGTATCCAATCAGGGCAATGGGATTGGTTGTAAACAAATCCAACTTCTCTCATTGGTCAGCAAGTTTAAtgcctttttttcctctttgattgATTCTGTCAATCTCCAATGAGCCTCTGCAGCCTCCTTTTACATTGCATTGGCAATAGAGAGGCCAGAgcagttttttgacagtttagCGGGATAAACAAAAGCAAATCCCACACAGATCAGTATAACCCAGTATAACTCAGATGAATCATGAGACCAAAGTGAAAATgagagtttaggtccactttaactaaaTCACCCTGCTCCTACTGGATTATTTGTCCTCCATGCATAAAACACCAAGATATTAAAGTTTACAGCTTTTTTTATACCTTGCTGATGACTTGTGCCTCTCCTTTATTGTAATTGCTTATTTTGTGGTCCTTACAGGTCTCAGCAGCATGCTAAAGTGGTACCATGGATGAGGAAGACTGAGTACATCTCCACAGAGTTCAATAGATATGGCGTCTCCAACGAGAAGCCTGAAGTCAAGTAAGTACAATATGGTGGAAGAAATTCCAGGCTCCTTTTGGGTTATTTTCCCTCTTCCTGTTGGTTTACTTGTGTGATTGTGTCTTTGCAGGATCGGAGTGTCTGTCAAGCAGCAGTTCACAGAAGAAGACATCTACAAGGATAGAGACAGTCAGATTGCAGCGATTGAAAAGACATTTGAAGATGCACAGAAATCTGTGAGTATAATAAATGATCGGCCTGTTATAGAGGTTTTAAGGATTTGCAATGTCTGCATTAATAATGCTCTTCATTCCCTCCTTTACAGATTACTCAGCATTACAGCAAGCCTCGGGTTACCCCTGTGGAGGTCATGCCAGTCTTCCCTGACTTTAAGGTACGGTTCTCTAATGTGAAATGTCAGGCAAGGCACAAAATTGGTCAGAGACCCACTCAAGCCAGGACAAATTCCGCTGTGCTGGAGACACTGCAGTGATTTGGGGTAGAAATGCTTTTTCTTAGGTCTGGTTTTCCCACCTTTCCCCCCGGGCTTTAGGGTCTGGGTACCCCACCTTTCCCCCCGGGCTTTAGGGTCTGGGTTTCCCACCTTTCCCCCCGGGCTTTAGGGTCTGGGTTTCCCACCTGTTCCCCCAGAGTAAGAGAAGgtaggagctttttttttttttcctcttgggGAACCTTGGATTTGGGTAGACAGGGTCTTTTTTAAAACCTGTCAAAGAGAAAAATATGCCTCTTTAAAATGCAGGTTACCTGGCTGTAATCATGATGataatttaaatcaaatttcATCTTGACCTAGttataatgtttttatggttCTTTCCTAGATGTGGATCAACCCCTGCGCTCAGGTCATCTTTGATTCGGATCCTGCACCTAAAGAGGCCACAGGATCTGCAGCCCTGGAGATGATGTCACAGGCCATGATCAGGTAACCTTCTATGTTGTCTCTGCTCCATTTTTCGAAGTTCAGGATTCCAGTGGGGAAAATTATAAGAAAAGAAACAACTTTAGCAGGTAGCTGATTTTGTATGCTCTAAACTCCTGTGGGTTTAAGTGCAGTGACAGGACTCTCCAGCATTGATACCACTTCTTCCTCCCTACAGTATATAGTAACAGAGATGGAAAGTGAGAGCTTAACTGCGGGATAATCAGAAAACATaagttttaaacatttgccattttaatCATCTAATTTATTATTTCAGAGGTATGATGGATGAAGAAGGAAACCAGTTTGTGGCATACTTCCTGCCAGGTGAAGACACCATGCGGAAAAGAAAGAGGGACCAGGACGAGGGTCTGGATTACATGGCTGAAGACATGTAAGTCAAGAAACTTCAAACACAACTCCATTTTTTTAGGGATATCCCATCCTTCTTCTGTAGACCTGCATTGTTGGTCACCAGTTTTACTAAACTGGAAAGgcatgtgctttttattttatagatatgaTTACAAGATTGCAAGAGAGTACAACTGGAATGTCAAAAACAAAGCCAGCAAGGGCTACGAGGAAAACTACTTCTTCATCTTCAGGGAGGGTGATGGCGTCTATTACAATGAGCTGGAGACAAGGTGAGCTTCAGTTTAATGGATTGTGTGTTTACCATACAAGAGTGTGGTATGAGATTTCCCCCTCGTTGTGACTTTTTGCTCATTGGGAGGTGTATATCTGATACATCCTTGCTTCTTGTGTGTAGGGTGCGTCTCAGTAAGAGGAGGGTGAAGGCCGGAGTGCAGTCTGGAACCAACGCTGTCCTGGTAGTGAAACACAGAGATATGAATGAGAAGGAGCTCGAAGCTCAGGTAAGTTTCCAAGTTGTCAGGTTGAAGTGGTTGTTGTGCTGATAAATCTTATTCCTGGCACTCATAGGGGAGCCAGGATTGCTGTGTAttctgacaaccaaagctgaaaGTGACTATTAGCTGCTCAGCTTTTTGCTAGACCCGGATCGATCAGGCAGTTAGGATTATTGCTGAATAGACAtagcctgtccttttctgcaataatgacccgcctgatcatggattcttaaaagtggagctttagCTCTCCTCCAACTTCACATGCTTTCCATTACTTCTTCGTAAGAGAGCATGTGACCATCTATCCAATCTCTCAATTGAAAAGTGCACAGGGATTGGCCATGGAAGTGAAGAGATTGTTCCCTACCCTAGAAAAATTTAGATCTTTATTTCCTTGCTCTCTGCAGCTGAACAGAAAGAAGGGTATATACAGTTTGGAAAGGGGGCTATAAAATAAATCTACCTCTCCATTTATAATCAAGAGGTTTACTTTCAGTTTAGTGGGATGAAGCAAAAACAACTGGTGGCTTTACTTTCTGATCACTCACTTTCATTTGTATTCATGTCCTTTTCTCCTTCTCCTATTGTACTTTAGCAACCCTAAAATGTCAAACACTTTGTTTTGCAAATTATGATTGCctgctagattttttttgttatgttctgTTGTACCCTGCTAAGTGCTATTAATTGTAATGGCTTTTGTTAACATTAGAAGGCAGGAGAGAGGAGGACCAAACTGTCCGCTTCCTGGTAAGGGAAGGGTTCAAGGGCTCCCCAGCACTCTGGTAGAGAATGCATTTTGATGCAAACTGTATGCAAGAACTAAAAAGTCTAGCAGATTGTGTGCACCCTTATGATTGAGAACTAAATAGAGGCAAAGGTAATGTCATCTAACTTTGTAGATGATTGCTTCCTTGAGCTTCATAATGGGCAATAATAAGCACGTAAAGGGAATATATAGTGTCATTATTAGGGAATGTTCGTTTTCCAGCAGGGGGAGCCATTGTACACATTACTGAATTCATTTTTTCCTTGCAGGAAGCTCGCAGAGCCCAACTGGAGAACCACGAGccggaggaggaggaagaagagatggAGGTGGATCCGGATACTCAGGGATCAGGTATTGTCTTATTTCTGTGCTCCTGTGGTCTATAGCTGCATTCCACTGCCAACACAATCTGGGTTAAACAAAGTAGTCTTGCTTGCTTTGTGCTATTTGGTTTATGCCAGTGATTTTACcagcagttgtttatttttgtatatcactGATGTGTAGCTATCCTTAGTTCATCTACTGTATATAGTTGCACAGAGCACACACAGTGGCAATTGTTGGACTCGTACACATGTGCTTCTTGCAAGAAACTAAACCTAGTCACCTGCTCAAGATAAGCCGGGATTGCCTGCCTTCCCTGGCATCCAAGGCAGGGCAAGCGCATtcgcagctcagcaaaatttgacagctgggacattgcctgaccctttctgcaataaccacctgcttgaTTCTCAATAGTTCAAAGTGGGATTTTACTCCAGCAGTTCCCTCTTCCTTGTTTTGATATTCACAGGCAAGGCAGGATGGACACAGATAAGTGGCTTGACTAGCACATCTGAACCAATGGCCTAACAGTGTGTTTCTTTTGGATACGGCTAAGTGGGTTGCATGAGCCACCTTTATAGGCTAGTTTTATGTTACAATGTCATAATCGTAATTGTGCATTTTGATGTCATAATTTGGTCATAACAACCAAGAAgttatttttcaagaaaaatacTTTCTTCCCAGGATGCAATTCTTGCCCCTGAGAGGCCAGTAGCTAGGGCTGAATATGGTCACCTGGCAAACAGGAAGAAGAAATCACCCCGTGTATAAGCTATGACAAAGATTAATGCAGGGTTAGAACTTCAGGCTCCGCTGAGATGCTTGAGGCAATATAGAAATTGCTAGAGCAGAGCATCCCCTATTGTAGTAGTATGATCTAGAAGGGACTAGCCAGAATTGCTTTTTATCTAAGAAAGGGTTATCCAAATCATGTAAACATGCACATCAAGTTCCTATAACTATGTTtgatatgtaatgtatattttgctTGCTTATCCCTTAGATGCAGAAGACGGAGAGAAGGGTAGTGACAGCGAGAAGGAAGGCAGCGGAGGAGATGACTCAGGTAGTGAGAGTGAGAGAGAAGATggccaggaagaggagaaagaagaggaagaggaagaagaagaggataaGGAAAGCAGTGACGATGACAGAGCTGCCAGAGACAAAGAGGAAATCTTCGGCAGTGATGATGACGACAGCGATGAAGATGAAGCACAGAATGAAAGCGGTGGTGAACAAGAAGAAAGCGGCAgcgaggaagaggaggaagacaAAAACAGAGGGCGCAGGAGCCGCAGCGCCAGTAGCAGTCCATTCGGAAGCGACCGATCCCAGCAGGAAAATGAGGAGCAAAGCGGCAGTGAGCAGGGCTCTGCCTCCAGTGATGGCAGCGATAGCGACTGAATTCTCATACTGCTTAATATccagttttgtaaatatttgttatattatacttttagttcaataaaagttttttgacCTTAAATATGGTGTATGTGCTGTGGAAAATAGGACATTGAGACGACATGACCCAAGCTACTTGGATAAATGCTGCTGGTATGTTTGAGGTCTGTAGGTGTCTTGCTCAATCATCCAGTCAGGATCTCTTTGTCATTACTGTGTCCTGTAGTAATAGGGGCCAGCAGGAGGAACCCCAGCTTGTTGTAGAAATATAGGGCATTCACCACTTTCCCAGAGTCTGTATTGTTTGAAGAGGGTGGTAAGGCTTATCAAGTGACCACACATAAGATTCTTGGAAATCTGCCCAGTAAAGACTCAACAATAACTGATTACAGATGCCAGTTGAGAACTGTCGGTCATGTACACACCCTTTGTGGATGGCAGAAGAATCATTTCATTGTGTTAGGTCAAATCCAGAAGTGGAGCAGTGAATTCCTGTGGTTTTCTGAGGCTGCTGGgtgttcaataaaaacaaatatatttcagattttcTAGAACCGGTACGTCAGTGTCTGGGACCAGCCGTGGAGTAACATTTCCCAAGAAGAGACCTTTAGGACGGTGAGTAATTTTAGCAGTAAAGAAATGCCATAAGTAATATTGAGTTTTACGGTACTGACATTACCCACCATCTGAGGATGTAATTGGGATTACTGCTAATCTGATGCTACGTTTTAGTATTAGGTGGTGCTATCCTGTCCTATCCTGCAGTGATTATACTTTCATACTGCCAGCAGTTGCATGGTTATAGGTTCACTTAAAGTACATAGATActgactttaaagtggaaataactTTCCTAGGACTGTTTCATTCAAGGTATGACCCTGttgataatgggcacagtagcCAGCGATGGCAACATATTAGGCAACCTGTAAAGGATGTGAGAGTCGAGAGTCACTGGAAATCATTAATTGTAGTTCATGTGTATGACAGGTTATCTTTCAAGTGATAGAGTGTAAATCTATATTGAGctgtatgtatgaaaaaaaaaaagataggatgGCACAGATGGCCAGTACAAGGAGTTTTCATTTCTTCCC is drawn from Pyxicephalus adspersus chromosome Z, UCB_Pads_2.0, whole genome shotgun sequence and contains these coding sequences:
- the PAF1 gene encoding RNA polymerase II-associated factor 1 homolog; its protein translation is MAPTIQTQAQREEGHRSNSHRTVPERSGVVCRVKYCNTLPDIPFDPKFITYPFDQNRFVQYKATSLEKQHKHDLLTEPDLGVTIDLINPDTYRIDANVPLDIADEKLLEEEIQAPTSSKRSQQHAKVVPWMRKTEYISTEFNRYGVSNEKPEVKIGVSVKQQFTEEDIYKDRDSQIAAIEKTFEDAQKSITQHYSKPRVTPVEVMPVFPDFKMWINPCAQVIFDSDPAPKEATGSAALEMMSQAMIRGMMDEEGNQFVAYFLPGEDTMRKRKRDQDEGLDYMAEDIYDYKIAREYNWNVKNKASKGYEENYFFIFREGDGVYYNELETRVRLSKRRVKAGVQSGTNAVLVVKHRDMNEKELEAQEARRAQLENHEPEEEEEEMEVDPDTQGSDAEDGEKGSDSEKEGSGGDDSGSESEREDGQEEEKEEEEEEEEDKESSDDDRAARDKEEIFGSDDDDSDEDEAQNESGGEQEESGSEEEEEDKNRGRRSRSASSSPFGSDRSQQENEEQSGSEQGSASSDGSDSD